TTGTTTAATAAACTTTTTACCTTTTAAGGTATACCCACCCGGTATATCTTCCCGATTCTGGAACATTGAGAATGTACCAGTATGTTCCTTCGGTGAGCTTGTTGCCATTGCTATCGGTGCCATTCCAACTCCCATCGTACTGTTCCGAGCTGAA
This Williamwhitmania sp. DNA region includes the following protein-coding sequences:
- a CDS encoding gliding motility-associated C-terminal domain-containing protein encodes the protein DVIIPNVFTPNGDGINDYFEIKGLKPNSTLRVYNSNEILVFSSEQYDGSWNGTDSNGNKLTEGTYWYILNVPESGRYTGWVYLKR